In a single window of the Rhizoctonia solani chromosome 16, complete sequence genome:
- a CDS encoding glycosyltransferase family 32 protein, with the protein MLKNTGMPRLPPPTTASTPHEKNRDLYGLAKSKRGVALLLVLSITSLFSSFLAQLGSLDVSGTNATTPLTSLGLEADKSFHLGSTVKETYKAELKQFIQRAFPKGLREMAHASIELYLGDHTQALPEIPHNIYQTSKKDPNLDWRSSTWRNIPDYRYWFFNDESADKWVRSVFGGSEMEKVWDALGSGVKRADMLRYLLVAVEGGIYSDVDTVRLKGPDKWGHGANFQGPKSKGSPSVFVGIEADVGTRSDWHKWWPRPLQIVQWTFAAAPFHPILIDTLRRVYHVTAIVEANKGKNQTSNATDLEGHWVGGELLRDDGTISIMEWTGPGVFTDSVIRYLAAEHNTTWPMLKNLRRPLRIRDMVVLPVTGFSPGVGLFGAGDTANAEAMVQHLFAGSWKSGSHDE; encoded by the exons ATGTTGAAAAATACCGGGATGCCTAGACTCCCTCCCCCTACGACGGCTTCGACTCCGCACGAAAAAAATCGCGACCTCTACGGTCTAGCGAAATCTAAGCGAGGTGTAGCCTTACTCTTAGTCCTATCTATCACTTCGTTGTTCT CCTCATTCTTGGCCCAACTTGGAAGTCTGGATGTTTCAGGCACCAACGCGACAACACCTCTTACCTCCCTTGGCCTGGAAGCAGACAAGTCCTTCCATCTCGGAAGTACTGTCAAAGAGACGTACAAGGCTGAGCTCAAGCAATTCATTCAGCGTGCGTTTCCTAAAGGATTACGAGAGATGGCTCATGCTTCTATCGAActgtacttgggagatcatACCCAGGCGCTTCCAGAGATTCCACACAATATCTATCAGACATCCAAGAAAGACCCGAACTTGGATTGGAGATCTTCGACTTGGCGAAACATCCCTGACTATAGATACTGGTTCTTTAATGATGAGTCGGCGGATAAGTGGGTCCGTAGTGTCTTTGGTGGGTCTGAGATGGAGAAGGTGTGGGATGCGTTGGGATCAGGGGTTAAA CGGGCAGATATGCTGCGTTACCTCTTGGTCGCCGTCGAAGGCGGCATTTATTCTGATGT GGATACGGTACGCTTGAAAGGGCCAGATAAATGGGGCCACGGCGCAAATTTTCAAGGGCCCAAGAGCAAGGGATCGCCAAGTGTTTTTGTAGGCATTGAAGCAGATGT CGGAACGCGATCAGATTGGCACAAG TGGTGGCCTCGACCCCTACAAATCGTACAATGGACATTTGCGGCAGCACCCTTTCATCCTATCCTTATTGATACCCTCCGCCGGGTGTACCATGTCACCGCTATAGTAGAAGCCAATAAAGGCAAGAATCAGACCTCGAATGCCACAGACTTGGAGGGGCATTGGGTCGGCGGAGAACTGTTGCGGGACGATGGTACCATTTCAATCATGGAATGGACAG GCCCGGGAGTATTTACCGATTCGGTGATTCG ATATCTAGCCGCCGAACACAATACGACATGGCCAATGTTGAAAAATTTGCGTCGACCGCTAAGAATTAGGGATATGGTTGTTTTACCTGTCACAG GGTTTTCACCAGGGGTTGGGTTGTTTGGAGCGGGAGATACAGCCAACGCGGAAGCGATGGTCCAACATCTATTCGCCGGTTCGTGGAAGTCGG GTTCTCATGATGAATGA
- a CDS encoding GNAT family acetyltransferase has translation MKELQHTKTRFVLVQNETALEAFCSFRFEAEEDWNGEMQFLVYIYEIQIAQGYRGTGLCRRVFTALEGMCAELDVQVVMLTCFKCNTQALPVYAHLGFQEVEGDSETSQEFWKPIGNRPA, from the exons ATGAAAGAACTTCAACACACCAAGACCCGTTTCGTTCTCGTCCAAAACGAGACCGCCCTCGAGGCGTTTTGTTCTTTTCGCTTCGAGGCCGAGGAAGACTGGAACGGGGAGATGCAGTTTTTGGTTTACAT TTATGAGATTCAGATTGCCCAAGGATACCGAGGAACAGGCCTCTGTCGACGGGTTTTCACGGCGTTGGAAGGAATGTGTGCAGAGCTGGATGTTCAAGTTGTGATGCTAACGTGTTTCAAAT GCAACACCCAAGCGCTCCCGGTATATGCACACCTTGG GTTCCAAGAGGTCGAAGGCGATTCTGAAACGTCACAAGAGTTTTGGAAACCCATTGGGAAT CGCCCCGCTTAA
- a CDS encoding clathrin adaptor complex small chain, producing MSKPYDPPEYVYTPNSPSTQPVNFNDEPSGSNLYHVSKHSLGASTELSYPQSKFNSGVSIEQDDPFVSGDGYKGGLNERGETRAQALASEYRSSPVNLSPRARDGALSSSSSQTFSSSEQSKDLLAKRKSVASSNLDAMTYVDENYNIYRSPQMKNGDQFNDNASLVDHAAAPAGTSRRMADLEYAEAVTPSPDHPDNAKKSVMARLLGNDGARNPIEQRIQAKRAGSPISLKPYINPMLGPSSSGLVNLGGRFVPCMKLVSEIPPSFNLGCFNNTANPATELCSVETLCGFGEFKGGDPNQWFRFITPIFLHAGIIHFALNMFAQLTLSAQVEREMGSGAFLILYASAGIFGNVLGGNFALVGVPSVGASGAIFGTVAVMWVDLLAHWKIEYRPGRKLAMLCVDLIIGVDNFAHLGGFLMGLLTAIVLYPVISTTKRHKAIMWICRLAMIPVAVVLFVVLIRNFYTSDPYAACQWCRYLSCIPASWNNRCQGQIPHRHSTLTAQHSQTHGTPRLAKFYTPTPANTRAVLPRRIFELVSSRPAGLCNFLDAPGLLTDTGASRTGDLSSVGGGGWEWEGEEKELQRARVVYRLYATLYFVFVVDGAESELGVLDLIQVFVESLDRAFENVCELDLVFHFDEVCILLNGHATTELMELVQGGLVLETNVDEIARAVLAGAVPPAVGRGSTDTAVDRINCETPGRASVFTLLRDSMLDAAARKIRFELRGWLRICTWTIVWRLMTGRCFLLSQAKAVDWRTRMDEWGSRFITHMNEMLTIVGVYAVQERQKVQKASYAADNPLAAIGSGAVGGPRGGGLRGLQTPLGWIANRAFPTVGTRFAIPPDPAQKTNELDWLLYSGANANTGIDALLAPHPDAFERELDDLGIDDSLLSSLVVPNDDIANLNAFLAHRSPVCGPVSLQRVSLGLRWRCLGAQPLCHSDLDINLDALNTFHMPSPQRQSRSPSGEISDNSSAYGHSRSSSNSLFDVPTGYENISANGYYIQPSSNYARRNHSGLVHRDVPSQHLQARAQAHPYVPADHAYDHAGSGNESPEQSDPRRKYQCPQCPRAFARQFNLKTHMATHDPNRTKPHVCHHAGCGRSFSRKHDLGRHLVSIHQDAEHNNNTAATSPKRAASSVAVKSEREWCDRCGRGWVKSERARDACQCDDSS from the exons ATGTCCAAGCCATATGATCCACCAGAATACGTTTATACTCCCAATTCACCGTCCACCCAACCGGTCAACTTCAATGACGAGCCTTCGGGCTCAAATCTATACCATGTCTCCAAACATTCATTAGGAGCAAGCACGGAGTTATCTTATCCACAGTCGAAATTCAACTCTGGTGTCAGCATTGAACAAGATGATCCTTTTGTGAGTGGAGATGGGTACAAA GGAGGGCTGAATGAAAGGGGAGAAACGAGGGCCCAAGCACTTGCATCCGAATATCGCTCATCTCCTGTTAATCTAAGTCCACGTGCACGCGACGGTGCcttgtcttcttcctctagtCAAACCTTCAGCTCTTCTGAACAATCGAAAGACCTACTGGCTAAACGCAAGAGCGTCGCATCTTCCAACCTAGACGCCATGACATATGTCGACGAAAACTACAACATATATCGCTCTCCCCAGATGAAAAATGGCGACCAATTCAATGATAATGCATCCTTGGTCGATCATGCTGCTGCTCCTGCAGGCACTAGCCGCCGTATGGCTGATTTGG AATACGCCGAAGCAGTAACCCCTTCCCCCGATCATCCCGATAATGCAAAGAAATCTGTCATGGCTCGTCTCCTGGGAAATGATGGTG CGCGTAATCCGATCGAGCAGCGTATTCAGGCCAAACGAGCCG GATCACCTATATCGCTCAAG CCATACATCAATCCAATGTTGGGTCCGTCTTCTTCCGGCCTGGTCAACCTTGGTGGCCGATTTGTTCCTTGCATGAAGCTCGTCAGCGAAATTCCACCCAGTTTCAATCTCGGAT GCTTTAACAATACGGCAAACCCCGCAACCGAACTGTGCAGCGTTGAAACACTCTGCGGTTTCGGAGAATTCAAAGGTGGCGATCCTAACCAATGGTTCAG ATTCATAACCCCCATATTCTTGCATGCCGGCATCATCCACTTTGCCCTGAACATGTTTGCTCAGCTGACTCTTTCAGCCCAA GTGGAGCGTGAGATGGGTTCTGGGGCCTTCCTCATTTTGTATGCGAGCGCGGGCATCTTTGGCAACGTATTGGGTGGCAACTTTGCCCTGGTGGGCGTGCCGAGCGTTGGTGCGTCGGGTGCCATCTTCGGCACCGTCGCCGTCATGTGGGTTGACTTGCTGGCGCATTGGAAAATAGAGTATCGACCTGGCCGAAAG TTGGCGATGCTATGCGTTGACCTGATTATCG GTGTCGATAATTTCGCCCATCTCGGCGGGTTCCTAATGGGGCTCCTTACGGCTATCGTTCTCTACCCCGTGATTTCGACGACCAAGAGACACAAGGCCATCATGTGGATATGTCGCCTAGCAATGATTCCCGTTGCTGTGGTGCTATTTGTCGTTCTTATTCGTAATTTCTACACAAGCGACCCGTACGCAG CCTGCCAGTGGTGCCGTTACTTGTCATGCATCCCAGCCAGTTGGAATAACCGATGCCAAGG CCAGATTCCACATAGACATAGTACACTGACTGCGCAGCACAGTCAAACACACGGCACACCTCGTCTGGCCAAGTTTTATACCCCTACCCCGGCCAACACGAGGGCCGTGCTCCCTCGACGGATATTCGAGCTCGTGTCGAGTCGACCTGCAGGGTTGTGCAACTTTCTCGACGCACCGGGTCTACTTACTGACACAGGAGCGTCTCGAACCGGCGACTTGTCCTCCGTGGGTGGAGGCGGATGGGAATGGGAAGGCGAGGAGAAGGAATTGCAGCGTGCAAGGGTAGTGTATAGGCTGTATGCGACGCTTTATTTCGTGTTTGTGGTCGATGGAGCGGAGAGTGAACTCGGCGTGTTGGATCTTATCCAG GTATTCGTCGAGTCGTTGGACCGCGCGTTCGAAAACGTTTGCGAGCTGGACTTGGTGTTCCATTTCGACGAGGTGTGTATATTGTTAAACGGTCATGCTACGACTGAACTTATGG AACTCGTACAGGGCGGACTAGTGCTGGAGACCAACGTTGATGAGATTGCGAGGGCCG TGCTTGCGGGCGCAGTGCCACCAGCTGTGGGGAGGGGATCGACCGATACTGCGGTCGATCGTATTAATTGTGAGACACCTGGTCGTGCTAGTGTTTTTACTTTGCTCCGTGACTCCATGCTCGACGCCGCAGCCCGTAAGATTCGTTTTGAGCTGAGAGGTTGGCTGCGGATATGCACATGGACTATTGTTTGGCGCTTAATGACTGGGAGATGTTTCCTTTTGAGTCAGGCCAAGGCCGTGGATTGGAGGACCCGCATGGACGAATGGGGATCTCGGTTTATTACTCATATGAACGAAATGCTGACGATAGTGGGTGTCTATGCAGTGCAAGAGCGACAAAAGGTGCAAAAGGCGTCTTATGCGGCGGATAACCCGTTGGCAGCGATTGGGTCAGGAGCGGTGGGCGGGCCGCGCGGGGGAGGACTTCGGGGACTGCAGACACCGCTCGGGTGGATCGCTAACCGCGCGTTTCCTACGGTGGGGACGCG CTTTGCCATCCCGCCCGATCCGGCCCAAAAGACCAACGAACTCGATTGGCTGCTCTACTCGGGCGCCAACGCCAACACCGGCATCGACGCTCTCCTCGCTCCCCATCCAGACGCATTCGAGCGTGAACTCGACGATCTCGGCATCGACGACAGCCTCCTCTCCTCATTGGTTGTCCCCAACGACGACATTGCCAATCTCAACGCCTTCCTTGCCCATCGTTCCCCTGTCTGTGGCCCCG TCTCTCTACAACGAGTCTCTCTCGGCCTACGGTGGCGCTGTCTCGGAGCACAGCCTCTTTGCCACTCGGACCTCGACATTAACCTCGACGCCCTCAATACCTTCCACATGCCTTCGCCCCAGCGCCAATCCCGCTCTCCCTCGGGTGAAATCTCGGACAATTCCTCCGCATATGGCCACTCGCGCTCGTCCAGCAACTCGCTCTTTGACGTGCCCACTGGCTACGAGAACATTAGCGCCAATGGCTACTACATCCAGCCATCCTCCAACTATGCGCGCCGCAACCACTCGGGCCTCGTCCACCGCGATGTCCCGTCCCAGCACCTCCAGGCCCGTGCCCAGGCCCACCCATACGTCCCGGCCGACCATGCGTACGACCATGCGGGCTCAGGAAACGAGAGTCCCGAACAATCCGATCCCCGTCGCAAGTACCAGTGCCCCCAGTGCCCGCGTG CCTTTGCCCGCCAGTTCAACCTCAAGACCCACATGGCCACCCACGATCCCAACCGCACCAAGCCCCATGTGTGCCACCACGCTGGGTGCGGCCGTTCCTTCTCGCGCAAGCACGACTTGGGTCGCCATCTCGTTTCAATCCATCAGGATGCCGAGCATAATAATAACACTGCGGCTACCTCTCCCAAGCGTGCCGCTTCCTCGGTCGCCGTCAAGAGCGAACGCGAGTGGTGTGACCGCTGCGGCCGTGGCTGGGTCAAGTCCGAGCGCGCTCGCGACGCCTGCCAGTGCGATGACTCTTCCTAA